Proteins encoded by one window of Podarcis muralis chromosome 11, rPodMur119.hap1.1, whole genome shotgun sequence:
- the LOC144329165 gene encoding uncharacterized protein LOC144329165: MTSGWIGQGSICSGWMIKDPNLWFLYDGLATNFHPGNFQCVGVGAFTFPVAVEVNHKVPHLASRQKRAALGGHCEDEIYLTNSVGSVGGGFIGFLSMGIYPGIVAEQNRKALFALTCRLEKTINATTHVLRSLQSEVEDLNQLTMTHRLVLDYLLARSGGFCKIVPKGQCQVKFHDLYKTIEEELGKLQSLVLDNTPTQDPWGKIWSWIPGEGWVHGILTALTIGGIVFLLFLSVIPCCLSLLRGMIARNVKHLTDPQILAIYRALPPVPDEPEEDDGYERMHREQVPVQEQAPLQEATVYSDVLSGVQAQESDESSL; this comes from the exons ATGACAAGTGGGTGGATTGG ACAAGGGTCCATTTGTTCTGGTTGGATGATTAAAGATCCTAACCTCTGGTTTCTATATGATGGATTGGCGACAAATTTCCACCCAGGAAATTTCCAGTGTGTCGGTGTGGGGGCTTTCACCTTTCCGGTTGCAGTGGAGGTCAATCACAAGGTACCTCATCTTGCAAGCAGACAGAAAAGGGCGGCCCTAGGCGGACACTGTGAAGATGAAATTTATCTGACAAATTCTGTAGGGAGCGTTGGGGGTGGATTCataggattcctctcaatggGGATTTACCCAGGAATAGTTGCTGAGCAAAATAGAAAGGCACTGTTTGCTCTTACATGCAGGCTGGAGAAAACTATCAATGCCACCACCCATGTCTTGCGCTCCTTGCAGTCAGAGGTTGAGGATTTGAACCAACTGACGATGACCCATAGATTGGTTTTGGACTACCTCCTTGCACGCTCAGGCGGTTTTTGTAAAATTGTCCCAAAAGGTCAATGCCAGGTTAAATTCCACGACCTCTACAAGACGATCGAGGAGGAATTGGGAAAACTGCAGTCTCTGGTACTTGACAACACACCCACTCAGGATCCCTGGGGAAAGATATGGTCATGGATCCCAGGAGAGGGGTGGGTGCATGGCATTCTGACCGCCTTAACCATAGGAGGaattgtttttctgttgtttctttctgtAATCCCTTGTTGTCTGTCTTTGCTTAGGGGAATGATAGCCCGCAATGTTAAGCATCTCACTGACCCTCAGATTCTGGCAATATACCGAGCTTTGCCACCAGTGCCAGATGAGCCAGAGGAAGACGATGGTTACGAGCGAATGCATAGGGAGCAGGTCCCAGTGCAGGAACAGGCCCCTTTGCAGGAAGCAACAGTTTATTCTGATGTCCTGAGTGGTGTTCAAGCTCAGGAGTCAGATGAATCTTCTCTCTGA